The Oncorhynchus masou masou isolate Uvic2021 chromosome 6, UVic_Omas_1.1, whole genome shotgun sequence genome has a window encoding:
- the LOC135542108 gene encoding inositol hexakisphosphate kinase 2-like, giving the protein MWRCTPGQWRMSPVMEAQTMQAKQQQTQQQLQHYLEKGVPLEPFMHQVGGHCCVLRFGEQTICKPLIPQEHQFYKSLPSAMRKFTPQFRGVVSVIFEEDEEGNLCLIAYPLQSDSGVGDLENIDPSANGEPNSKMHQWGIKHLSAQSLLDSRKDKDKSHKLEGEVLEWLQQEEVPVGSRNAIQHNPWRLKLQQKHLQRMKENAKHRNQYKFILLENLTWRHAVPCVLDLKMGTRQHGDNVSEEKKVMQIRKCQQSTSASIGVRLCGMQVYQSDSGQLMFMDKYIGRKLTLSGFKEALFQFFRDGRRLRRELLSPVLRRLREMQAALEGCESYRFYSSSLLIIYDGEPPRTHTRRGPEGGLSEEEEEEEVEKDEEASAFGFPGSSSSGSTDGGRLAARSDAGPGPAVDVRMIDFAHTTCPDYVEDSVVHEGQDSGYIFGLQNLITIISQLEDHCTD; this is encoded by the exons ATGTGGCGCTGTACTCCGGGTCAGTGGAGGATGAGTCCGGTCATGGAGGCTCAGACCATGCAGGCCAAGCAGCAGCAGACGCAGCAGCAGCTACAACACTATCTGGAGAAAGGGGTCCCGCTTGAGCCCTTCATGCACCAGGTGGGGGGCCACTGCTGCGTGCTGCGTTTCGGGGAGCAGACCATCTGCAAGCCCCTCATCCCCCAAGAGCACCAGTTCTACAAGAGCCTACCCAGCGCCATGAGGAAGTTCACCCCCCAGTTCAGAG gtGTGGTATCTGTGATTtttgaggaggatgaggagggcaACCTGTGTCTCATAGCGTATCCCCTGCAAAGTGACTCTGGGGTGGGGGACCTGGAGAATATAGACCCATCGGCCAATGGCGAGCCCAACAGCAAGATGCACCAGTGGGGCATCAAGCATCTGTCTGCCCAGAGTCTGCTGGACTCACGCAAAGACAAGGACAAGAg TCATAAGCTCGAGGGGGAGGTGTTGGAGTGGCTGCAGCAGGAGGAGGTGCCTGTGGGAAGCAGAAACGCCATCCAACACAACCCCTGGAGACTCAAACTCCAACAGAAACACCTGCAGAGGATGAAGGAGAATGCCAAGCACCGCAACCAGTACA AATTCATCCTGCTGGAGAACCTGACGTGGCGTCATGCGGTTCCGTGCGTGCTGGACCTGAAGATGGGCACGCGGCAGCACGGTGACAACGTGTCCGAGGAGAAGAAGGTCATGCAAATCCGCAAGTGCCAGCAAAGCACCTCTGCCTCCATCGGAGTACGCCTCTGTGGCATGCAG gtataCCAGTCAGACTCGGGTCAGCTCATGTTCATGGATAAGTACATTGGGCGTAAACTGACCCTGTCGGGCTTCAAGGAGGCTCTGTTCCAGTTCTTCCGTGACGGGCGGCGTCTGCGGCGCGAGCTGCTCTCCCCGGTGCTGCGGAGGCTCAGAGAGATGCAGGCAGCTCTGGAGGGCTGTGAGTCCTACCGCTTCTATTCCTCCTCCCTGCTCATCATCTACGATGGTGAGCCgccccgcacacacacacgcagaggccCCGAGGGCGGTCTGtctgaggaggaagaagaggaggaagtggagaaagATGAAGAGGCAAGTGCGTTTGGGTTTCccggcagcagtagtagtggtagcactGATGGTGGACGTCTGGCAGCCCGATCTGATGCGGGCCCTGGCCCGGCGGTGGACGTGAGGATGATTGACTTTGCCCACACCACGTGCCCTGACTATGTGGAGGACAGTGTGGTGCACGAGGGCCAGGACAGTGGCTACATCTTCGGTCTGCAGAACCTCATCACCATCATATCCCAGCTGGAGGACCACTGCACagactaa